The Nocardioides campestrisoli genome includes a window with the following:
- a CDS encoding LuxR C-terminal-related transcriptional regulator: MERTRVVVVDDHAMFRAGVRAELAVAGKDLVDVVAEAADVDEAVRVIRDEAPDVVLLDVHLPGGGGVEVMRRTQDRPRFLALSVSDAAEDVIGTIRGGARGYVTKTITGPELVDAIRRVADGDAVFSPRLAGFVLDAFSGSIEVATVDEDLDRLTEREREVMRLIARGYAYKEVARELFISVKTVETHMSSVLRKLQLSSRHELTRWASDRRLL; this comes from the coding sequence GTGGAGCGCACCAGGGTGGTGGTCGTCGACGACCACGCGATGTTCCGGGCCGGCGTGCGGGCCGAGCTGGCCGTGGCCGGCAAGGACCTGGTCGACGTGGTCGCCGAGGCGGCCGACGTCGACGAGGCGGTCCGGGTGATCCGGGACGAGGCGCCCGACGTCGTCCTGCTCGACGTGCACCTGCCCGGCGGCGGCGGGGTGGAGGTGATGCGCCGGACCCAGGACCGGCCGCGCTTCCTGGCGCTCAGCGTCAGCGACGCCGCGGAGGACGTGATCGGCACCATCCGGGGCGGTGCGCGTGGCTACGTGACGAAGACGATCACCGGCCCGGAGCTGGTGGACGCGATCCGACGGGTGGCCGACGGGGACGCCGTCTTCTCCCCGCGGCTGGCCGGCTTCGTGCTGGACGCCTTCTCCGGGTCCATCGAGGTGGCCACCGTCGACGAGGACCTGGACCGGCTGACCGAGCGCGAGCGGGAGGTGATGCGGCTGATCGCCCGGGGCTACGCCTACAAGGAGGTGGCGCGCGAGCTCTTCATCTCGGTCAAGACCGTCGAGACCCACATGTCCTCGGTGCTGCGCAAGCTCCAGCTCTCCTCGCGCCACGAGCTCACCCGCTGGGCCTCGGACCGCCGGCTGCTGTGA
- a CDS encoding ATP-binding protein: MTSTEPLPPPPGPSGPAAPRRATRDSQHLVLGGVASGLAQHLGLPVTWVRVAFVATTALGGLGAAMYAAMWLFLPSDARFETAAPGLEGATRTGRRPGRAARLSDAGPAIALGALGLGVLLGLQAFVGATGLLWPLVLAGVGVALLWRQADEAQRERWLNPAGGVGPLRAVFGTGTWSSYLRVAAGVVLVAAAATLAAVNDEGLSVARDVAFSALLGIAGVAVVIGPWVFRLASDLGAERAERIRTQERADVAAHLHDSVLQTLALIQRNAGDPETVSRLARAQERELRTWLYVGEEGTDETVAGALREAAARVEDEHGAVVDVVTVGDTVAGPGLRALALAAKEAMVNAAKHAGTARVDVYAETGPESVEVFVRDRGVGFDLDAVPQDRLGVRGSIMDRMARHGGTATVRSAPGEGTEVRLWMPLEEG, translated from the coding sequence ATGACCAGCACCGAGCCCCTGCCGCCCCCGCCCGGACCGTCCGGACCGGCCGCGCCTCGCCGGGCCACCAGGGACTCCCAGCACCTCGTGCTCGGCGGTGTCGCGTCCGGGTTGGCCCAGCACCTCGGACTGCCGGTGACCTGGGTCCGGGTGGCCTTCGTCGCCACCACCGCCCTCGGCGGCCTCGGCGCGGCGATGTACGCCGCGATGTGGCTCTTCCTGCCCTCCGACGCCCGGTTCGAGACCGCGGCACCCGGGCTGGAGGGGGCGACCCGCACCGGTCGCCGTCCCGGCAGGGCCGCCAGGCTCAGCGACGCCGGACCCGCGATCGCCCTGGGCGCCCTCGGCCTGGGCGTGCTGCTGGGGCTGCAGGCGTTCGTCGGGGCGACCGGTCTGCTGTGGCCGCTGGTGCTGGCCGGCGTGGGGGTGGCGTTGCTGTGGCGCCAGGCCGACGAGGCCCAGCGGGAGCGGTGGCTCAACCCGGCCGGCGGCGTCGGCCCGCTCCGGGCCGTCTTCGGCACCGGGACCTGGTCCTCCTACCTGCGCGTGGCCGCCGGGGTGGTGCTGGTGGCGGCAGCCGCCACCCTGGCCGCCGTCAACGACGAGGGACTCTCGGTGGCCCGCGACGTGGCCTTCTCGGCGCTGCTGGGGATCGCCGGCGTGGCCGTGGTGATCGGGCCCTGGGTCTTCCGGCTCGCCTCCGACCTCGGCGCCGAGCGGGCCGAGCGGATCCGCACCCAGGAGCGCGCCGACGTGGCCGCCCACCTGCACGACTCGGTCCTGCAGACGCTCGCGCTGATCCAGCGCAACGCCGGCGACCCGGAGACGGTCTCCCGGCTGGCCCGGGCCCAGGAGCGCGAGCTGCGCACCTGGCTCTACGTCGGCGAGGAGGGCACCGACGAGACCGTCGCCGGGGCGCTCCGGGAGGCCGCGGCCCGGGTGGAGGACGAGCACGGGGCCGTCGTCGACGTGGTCACGGTGGGGGACACCGTCGCCGGGCCCGGCCTGCGGGCGCTGGCGCTCGCCGCCAAGGAGGCGATGGTCAACGCCGCCAAGCACGCCGGCACCGCCCGGGTCGACGTCTACGCCGAGACCGGGCCGGAGTCGGTGGAGGTCTTCGTGCGCGACCGGGGCGTCGGGTTCGACCTGGACGCCGTGCCGCAGGACCGGCTCGGCGTACGAGGGAGCATCATGGACCGGATGGCCCGGCACGGCGGCACCGCCACGGTGCGGTCCGCGCCCGGCGAGGGCACCGAGGTGCGGCTGTGGATGCCGCTCGAGGAGGGGTGA
- a CDS encoding PspC domain-containing protein, whose product MDENPHPGPAAPPPADGPRVSSAQVRDVGRLRRPTEDRKIAGVAAGLARHLDVDPLLLRITFVVLAFFGGAGLVLYAALWLLLPEDGSDQAPLHLDERSRGIAVIGAGVLAALLVLGDSWNLYWFPWPLALVALAVWFFFFRDDAPGSAEPAQQPAPPRTYTETYGPAAPPAAGSYAETYAPVGPAYAAPTYAAPAVPPTRPRDPRKRGPVLFWFTCALVALAVGALGVLDLAGLSVPDSTYPALALALIAAMLLVGSFYGRAGGLIALGLVALVATAGALAVEKLPGERIEVVPVIADDVSDTYELRTGELVLDLRDVEDLDALDGRAVRIEGGVGRIEVLLPEGLDAEVDAEVGGPGRLELFDSLERGGIDLTGSATSAGPGTKDQPSLDLDVEIGVGEIVVRTRAQEAS is encoded by the coding sequence ATGGACGAGAACCCCCACCCCGGCCCGGCGGCACCGCCTCCGGCAGACGGCCCCCGGGTGAGCAGTGCCCAGGTCCGCGACGTGGGGAGGCTCAGGCGCCCCACCGAGGACCGCAAGATCGCCGGGGTCGCGGCCGGCCTGGCCCGCCACCTCGACGTCGACCCGCTGCTGCTGCGGATCACCTTCGTGGTCCTGGCCTTCTTCGGCGGCGCCGGGCTCGTCCTGTACGCCGCCCTGTGGCTCCTGCTGCCAGAGGACGGCAGCGACCAGGCACCGCTGCACCTGGACGAGCGCAGCCGCGGTATCGCAGTGATCGGTGCGGGAGTCCTGGCCGCCCTGCTGGTGCTGGGTGACTCCTGGAACCTCTACTGGTTCCCGTGGCCGCTGGCGCTGGTCGCCCTCGCCGTCTGGTTCTTCTTCTTCCGCGACGACGCTCCGGGGTCCGCCGAGCCCGCCCAGCAGCCCGCTCCGCCCCGGACGTACACCGAGACCTACGGGCCGGCGGCCCCTCCGGCGGCCGGCTCCTACGCCGAGACCTACGCCCCGGTCGGACCGGCGTACGCCGCGCCGACGTACGCGGCCCCGGCGGTGCCGCCGACCCGCCCGCGCGACCCGCGCAAGCGCGGCCCGGTGCTCTTCTGGTTCACCTGCGCGCTGGTCGCGCTCGCCGTGGGCGCCCTCGGCGTGCTCGACCTGGCCGGCCTCTCGGTGCCCGACAGCACCTACCCCGCCCTGGCGCTGGCGCTGATCGCGGCGATGCTGCTGGTGGGCTCCTTCTACGGCCGGGCCGGCGGCCTGATCGCCCTCGGCCTCGTCGCCCTGGTGGCCACCGCCGGTGCGCTGGCCGTGGAGAAGCTCCCGGGTGAGCGGATCGAGGTGGTGCCGGTGATCGCCGACGACGTGTCCGACACCTACGAGCTGAGGACCGGTGAGCTGGTGCTGGACCTCCGGGACGTCGAGGACCTCGACGCGCTCGACGGGCGCGCCGTGCGGATCGAGGGCGGCGTCGGCCGGATCGAGGTGCTGCTGCCCGAGGGCCTGGACGCGGAGGTGGACGCCGAGGTGGGCGGGCCCGGCCGGCTGGAGCTCTTCGACTCCCTGGAGCGCGGCGGGATCGACCTCACCGGCTCCGCCACCTCCGCCGGCCCCGGCACCAAGGACCAGCCCAGCCTCGACCTCGACGTCGAGATCGGCGTGGGCGAGATCGTCGTCAGGACCCGAGCCCAGGAGGCGTCATGA
- a CDS encoding ABC transporter ATP-binding protein, translating into MRDLPLSDPGVADHRSPGRFLWWLAKGQWQTLAGGMAFGIVWMGAQAVMPAVLGRAIDRGVAAQDSDQLLVWAGVMLSIGLVQAFSGIMRHRFAVTNWLIAAYRTVQLVGRHTVHLGGTLPRKVSAGEVIAIGTSDISHLGQVMDVMARFAGAIVSFVLVSAILLSTSVTLGLVVLVGVPLMMLLVGPLLSPLQRRSAHQRHLMGRLSNTATDIVSGLRVLRGIGGEQVFLDRYRRQSQETRRAGVEVARVQSVLDALQVFLPGFFVVLVVWLGARSAVAGDITVGELIAFYGYAAFLVIPLRTVTEFANKLIRARVSARRVCTVLALTPDHTDPDSPAPSPPVGSELHDSRTGLRVHPGRLVAVVCERPDESALLADRLGMAAAELDDDVTLGGVPLPALRRSEVRERIVVSDTGATLFSGRLADRLDVSGRGGEQAVRTALATASAEDVLEALPDGLDTLVTERGRSFSGGQRQRLVLARALTGDPEILVLVEPTSAVDAHTEARIAARLRAHRAGRTTVVTTTSPLMLDAADEVALLEDGRIVARGTHTELLETSAAYRAVVTREAEEAAR; encoded by the coding sequence GTGCGCGACCTGCCCCTGAGCGACCCCGGAGTCGCCGACCACCGCTCCCCCGGACGCTTCCTCTGGTGGCTGGCGAAGGGCCAGTGGCAGACGCTGGCGGGTGGCATGGCGTTCGGCATCGTGTGGATGGGCGCGCAGGCCGTGATGCCCGCCGTCCTGGGGCGAGCCATCGACCGCGGCGTCGCCGCGCAGGACTCCGACCAGCTGCTGGTCTGGGCCGGCGTGATGCTCTCGATCGGCCTGGTCCAGGCGTTCAGCGGCATCATGCGTCACCGGTTCGCGGTGACCAACTGGCTGATCGCCGCCTACCGCACCGTGCAGCTGGTGGGCCGACACACGGTCCACCTGGGGGGCACGCTGCCGCGCAAGGTCTCCGCCGGCGAGGTGATCGCGATCGGCACCAGCGACATCTCCCACCTGGGACAGGTGATGGACGTGATGGCCCGGTTCGCCGGGGCGATCGTCTCCTTCGTCCTGGTCTCCGCGATCCTGCTCAGCACCTCGGTCACCCTGGGCCTGGTGGTGCTGGTCGGAGTCCCGTTGATGATGCTGCTGGTCGGTCCGCTGCTGAGCCCCCTGCAGCGCCGCAGCGCGCACCAGCGCCACCTGATGGGCCGGCTGTCGAACACCGCCACCGACATCGTCAGCGGCCTGCGGGTGCTCCGCGGCATCGGCGGCGAGCAGGTCTTCCTCGACCGCTACCGCCGCCAGTCCCAGGAGACCCGGCGCGCCGGCGTGGAGGTGGCCCGGGTGCAGTCGGTGCTCGACGCGCTCCAGGTCTTCCTGCCCGGCTTCTTCGTGGTGCTGGTCGTGTGGCTGGGCGCCCGGTCCGCGGTCGCGGGCGACATCACCGTCGGCGAGCTGATCGCCTTCTACGGGTACGCCGCGTTCCTGGTGATCCCGCTGCGCACGGTCACCGAGTTCGCCAACAAGCTGATCCGGGCGCGGGTCTCGGCCCGGCGGGTCTGCACGGTCCTGGCGCTCACGCCCGACCACACCGACCCCGACTCCCCGGCTCCCTCCCCGCCGGTCGGCTCCGAGCTCCACGACTCCCGCACCGGGCTGCGGGTCCACCCCGGGCGACTGGTCGCGGTGGTCTGCGAGCGACCCGACGAGTCGGCGCTGCTCGCCGACCGGCTGGGCATGGCCGCGGCCGAGCTGGACGACGACGTCACCCTCGGCGGGGTGCCGCTGCCCGCCCTGCGCCGCAGCGAGGTACGCGAGCGGATCGTGGTCTCCGACACCGGCGCCACCTTGTTCTCCGGCCGCCTCGCCGACCGGCTCGACGTCAGCGGCCGGGGCGGGGAGCAGGCGGTCCGGACCGCGTTGGCCACGGCCAGCGCCGAGGACGTCCTCGAGGCGCTCCCCGACGGCCTGGACACCCTGGTCACCGAGCGGGGACGCAGCTTCTCGGGCGGGCAGCGCCAGCGGCTGGTGCTGGCCCGCGCACTGACGGGCGACCCGGAGATCCTGGTCCTGGTCGAGCCGACCTCCGCGGTCGACGCCCACACCGAGGCGCGGATCGCCGCGCGGCTGCGCGCGCACCGCGCGGGGCGGACGACCGTGGTCACCACCACGAGTCCGCTGATGCTCGACGCCGCCGACGAGGTGGCGCTCCTCGAGGACGGCCGGATCGTGGCCCGAGGCACCCACACCGAGCTGCTGGAGACCAGTGCCGCCTACCGGGCCGTGGTCACCCGCGAGGCCGAGGAGGCCGCCCGATGA